In Ferroplasma sp., a single window of DNA contains:
- a CDS encoding DUF1611 domain-containing protein has protein sequence MEKAVILSEGCFATTYGKTANGLVRYSKRYEIVSVIDSRYYGMDAGYVLMGRQDGIRIVSTVQEAKNLGATTMIVGVATDGGYLPVEYRKFVSDAIESGMNIVSGLHQYISNDREFSRMAQKYGVQITDVRKMFNGYEYSFTGKIEEVKSKKIAVLGTDSAIGKRTTAVYLNDAMNRQGKSSELIGTGQTSWMQGFPYTVVMDSIINDFVAGSLEYITYRAWLEKHPQYMFLEGQGSILHPAYPGGFEIIGAMRPDAIILQHAPKRKYYDGFPEFPIEPLDKYIKVLELVSSKKVIAISLNTENMEPYEIDNEKVKLERQYGIPVFDPLQEFESITGVISDL, from the coding sequence ATGGAAAAGGCAGTGATTCTCTCAGAGGGATGTTTTGCAACAACATACGGTAAAACGGCTAATGGACTTGTGAGGTACAGTAAAAGATATGAAATCGTATCTGTAATAGATTCGAGATATTACGGCATGGATGCCGGATATGTCCTCATGGGCAGGCAGGATGGCATAAGAATTGTAAGTACCGTACAGGAGGCAAAGAATCTTGGGGCAACAACAATGATAGTGGGTGTTGCAACCGACGGTGGGTATCTTCCTGTAGAATATAGAAAATTTGTTTCAGATGCAATAGAAAGTGGAATGAATATCGTCAGCGGGCTGCACCAGTATATCAGCAACGACCGTGAGTTCAGCAGGATGGCTCAGAAATACGGTGTTCAGATAACAGATGTAAGGAAGATGTTCAATGGCTATGAATATTCATTTACGGGGAAAATTGAGGAGGTAAAATCAAAAAAGATTGCAGTGCTGGGGACTGATAGTGCAATAGGTAAAAGAACTACAGCTGTTTACCTGAACGATGCCATGAACAGGCAGGGGAAAAGTTCAGAATTGATCGGTACTGGTCAAACCTCATGGATGCAGGGCTTTCCATACACGGTTGTCATGGATTCCATAATAAATGATTTTGTTGCAGGTTCCCTGGAGTACATAACTTACAGGGCATGGCTGGAAAAGCACCCCCAGTACATGTTCCTTGAGGGACAGGGTTCAATACTTCATCCTGCATATCCTGGGGGGTTCGAGATCATAGGTGCAATGAGACCAGATGCCATTATTCTCCAGCATGCGCCAAAAAGGAAATACTATGATGGGTTTCCTGAATTCCCCATAGAACCACTGGACAAGTATATAAAGGTACTTGAGCTGGTATCCAGCAAGAAGGTAATTGCAATATCCCTTAACACAGAAAACATGGAGCCCTATGAGATAGATAATGAAAAGGTAAAACTGGAAAGACAGTATGGAATACCTGTTTTTGACCCGCTTCAGGAATTCGAAAGCATTACAGGCGTTATATCAGATTTATAA
- the pyrG gene encoding glutamine hydrolyzing CTP synthase: MMHYIVVTGGVISGLGKGTITSGLSYLLKNSGFRVTNIKIDPYINYDAGTMNPYQHGEVFVLNDGGEVDLDLGNYERFLDTALTSANNITTGKIYKEVIEKERRGDYLGSTVQIIPHITNEIKARIRKAAEGYDIALIEVGGTVGDIESMPFLEALRQMRSDKGDSMIFGHVTLVPESGSEQKTKPTQHSVKELRAIGIQPDILFCRSSRPLGIDARKKISLFTDVAGKGIISVYDVSNVYFVPMVLEKQGALEYTRELFKFDDHELNYTLREFTRNIEKPTEEVTVGLIGKYVDMQDAYISHKEAFSHVTGNTGIKVNIKWIDSDDLIKSTEQLDDLDGILIPGGFGYRGVEGKIAAAKYAREKRIPYLGICLGFQASVIELSRNLLKLKDANSTEFDPGTQDPVIDILPEQRGIKDLGGTMRLGAKTVLIKKGTIAYEINGSERISERHRHRYEVNPEYIERLEEKGAIFSGTDDEKIRMEILELNDRDNYIATQYHAEFQSRPLNPSKVHLYFIKKSLEYRKEKRGSIYAGSTE, translated from the coding sequence ATAATGCATTATATTGTAGTAACCGGAGGGGTAATTTCCGGTTTAGGAAAGGGTACAATAACATCTGGATTATCTTATCTTTTAAAAAATAGTGGTTTCAGGGTGACCAATATTAAAATAGACCCGTATATTAATTATGACGCAGGCACAATGAACCCATACCAGCACGGAGAGGTTTTTGTACTGAATGATGGTGGGGAGGTAGATCTGGACCTTGGGAATTATGAGAGATTCCTGGACACTGCACTAACATCCGCCAATAATATAACAACAGGAAAGATATACAAAGAGGTAATAGAAAAGGAAAGGCGCGGTGATTACCTGGGAAGTACGGTACAGATAATCCCGCATATTACAAACGAAATCAAGGCACGTATAAGGAAGGCTGCTGAGGGATATGACATAGCGCTCATAGAGGTTGGCGGTACAGTGGGTGATATAGAATCAATGCCGTTTCTTGAGGCACTCAGGCAGATGAGATCGGATAAAGGGGATTCAATGATCTTCGGGCACGTTACACTTGTCCCGGAGTCCGGATCAGAACAGAAGACAAAGCCAACACAGCACAGTGTAAAGGAATTAAGGGCAATAGGAATACAGCCAGATATATTGTTCTGCAGATCCTCCAGGCCACTGGGTATAGATGCAAGAAAGAAGATTTCTCTCTTTACAGATGTTGCTGGGAAAGGCATAATCAGTGTTTACGATGTTTCTAACGTATATTTTGTTCCCATGGTGCTTGAAAAACAGGGAGCGCTGGAATATACCAGGGAACTCTTCAAATTTGATGACCATGAATTGAATTATACATTGAGAGAGTTTACGAGGAATATTGAAAAACCCACAGAGGAGGTTACAGTTGGGCTTATAGGGAAATATGTTGATATGCAGGATGCGTATATTAGCCATAAAGAGGCATTTTCACATGTAACTGGAAATACCGGCATAAAAGTAAACATCAAATGGATTGATTCCGACGATCTGATAAAAAGCACAGAGCAACTGGACGACCTTGACGGAATACTTATTCCGGGTGGATTCGGATACCGTGGCGTGGAGGGAAAAATTGCCGCTGCAAAGTACGCCCGGGAGAAACGTATTCCATATCTGGGCATATGCCTTGGATTCCAGGCATCGGTTATAGAACTTTCAAGAAACCTTTTAAAGTTAAAGGATGCAAACAGCACAGAATTTGATCCTGGGACACAGGATCCCGTTATAGATATTCTGCCAGAGCAGAGAGGGATTAAGGATCTTGGCGGGACAATGAGACTTGGTGCAAAAACGGTGCTTATCAAAAAGGGCACAATTGCATATGAAATCAATGGATCTGAGAGAATAAGTGAAAGGCACAGGCACAGATATGAGGTGAATCCGGAATATATAGAGAGACTTGAGGAGAAGGGTGCCATATTTTCGGGAACTGATGACGAAAAGATAAGGATGGAAATACTTGAATTGAACGACCGTGATAATTATATTGCAACACAGTATCATGCAGAATTCCAGTCCAGGCCATTAAACCCCTCAAAGGTACATTTATATTTTATAAAAAAATCACTGGAATACAGAAAAGAAAAAAGAGGTAGTATATATGCAGGAAGTACTGAATAA
- a CDS encoding pyridoxal-phosphate dependent enzyme gives MEIETEDKPPGSPLIRDFDIGNYLGNSNFFLKYEGVNPTGTQKDRISKKHVENAIEKGYSEISVATCGNYGASIAYYARAMGIKAIVGIPSEYSNSRYAEIAAYGAEVIEKPLKYEEMVEYMRDEAGKNGWYDASPGSQNSDLDVAGYSEIAYEIYEQLGFAPDYVSVPVGNGTTMYGIYYGFLKLMRNGRSDKVPSFIASSTDGGNPVVYSFMNGFRRIVELDQDSIVETHSNEPLIAYRSYDGQKALDVLYKTKGRASYVSDEDMINMSAGFREIDHLSVLPASASAALAALKYARNKSCVIVLTGSDK, from the coding sequence ATGGAAATAGAAACTGAAGATAAGCCTCCAGGTAGTCCGTTAATCAGGGATTTTGATATTGGAAATTATCTAGGGAACAGTAATTTTTTCCTCAAATATGAGGGCGTAAATCCTACAGGAACCCAGAAGGATAGAATTTCTAAAAAACATGTTGAAAATGCCATAGAGAAAGGTTACAGCGAAATATCTGTGGCAACATGTGGAAACTATGGTGCATCCATAGCATATTACGCAAGGGCAATGGGCATAAAAGCCATTGTTGGAATTCCATCTGAATATTCAAATTCAAGATATGCAGAGATAGCAGCGTACGGTGCAGAAGTCATAGAGAAGCCACTCAAATATGAGGAAATGGTTGAATATATGAGGGATGAAGCGGGGAAAAATGGCTGGTATGATGCAAGCCCTGGATCACAGAACAGTGATCTCGATGTGGCAGGTTACAGTGAAATAGCCTATGAAATTTATGAGCAGTTAGGATTTGCCCCTGATTATGTCTCTGTGCCAGTTGGAAATGGAACAACAATGTACGGCATATATTATGGATTTCTCAAATTGATGAGAAATGGAAGGTCTGATAAAGTCCCATCGTTCATAGCGTCCAGCACAGATGGGGGCAATCCAGTGGTTTATTCATTCATGAATGGGTTCAGAAGGATAGTTGAACTTGATCAGGATAGTATAGTGGAGACCCATAGCAACGAGCCACTGATAGCATACAGGTCATATGATGGTCAGAAAGCACTTGATGTGCTTTATAAAACAAAGGGCAGGGCATCGTATGTATCTGATGAAGACATGATAAATATGTCAGCAGGGTTCAGGGAAATAGATCATCTATCGGTACTGCCTGCATCGGCTTCGGCTGCTTTGGCTGCATTAAAATATGCTAGGAATAAAAGTTGTGTGATAGTATTAACTGGAAGTGATAAATAA
- a CDS encoding SCP2 sterol-binding domain-containing protein: MQEVLNNLVKKLNDKIASDQTYAKKLQNVTKSIDIVFDDRDSYYFKVENGHITEPQSGKIDADITVTVSSDIFNKILSKEINAMDAYMKQQIKIKSSLMDKLLLSDLLKA, translated from the coding sequence ATGCAGGAAGTACTGAATAATTTGGTAAAGAAATTGAACGATAAGATAGCAAGCGATCAGACGTATGCAAAGAAGTTGCAGAACGTAACAAAATCCATCGATATTGTTTTTGATGACAGGGATTCATATTATTTCAAGGTGGAAAACGGCCATATAACAGAGCCTCAGAGCGGAAAGATAGACGCAGACATAACTGTAACTGTAAGTTCGGATATTTTCAATAAGATACTGTCAAAGGAAATCAATGCCATGGATGCCTATATGAAGCAGCAGATAAAAATAAAATCATCACTGATGGATAAGTTATTATTGAGCGATTTGCTGAAAGCATAG
- a CDS encoding MFS transporter, whose protein sequence is MVENMDKVKDIIARENRIPVWSLPTAFLGIIGLGYFFTFYDISDIGLAMPAIDEQFNLHGSIILFIALSVGLIGYAIGSYIIGSLADIFGRYRSMILTMALTAIGSLGDALSFNVPELTIFRFITGIGLGADLNLVSIYITEFAPSAVRGKITVFTFLIGIFGQAVTPFIGYFLVPAFTTGWRWLFGIGAIIAFIAVFLRMELPESPRWLATRGNNISKAEKVLEMMEANASKKVGKLPEPHPESVVVEEPKFPTLYLFKKPYSTRMALLIAVWFFWYIGNYAFLGDAASLLEGIGFTVAAAILYIAIGAIIGYPAGALIMMYTSDKYERKHVIFAATLVWLIGMISMATKVIDFLYFGSFLAALGLGMYLQVAYTFTAENYPTRARSSGFGITDGIGHGGGALGAILLPILVATYSWAFGFVFIGITGFIAGLLVLIGGTRVSRRNLEDISE, encoded by the coding sequence ATGGTTGAAAATATGGACAAAGTTAAGGATATAATTGCCAGGGAAAACAGGATCCCCGTGTGGTCCCTACCCACAGCATTTCTCGGAATTATAGGCCTGGGGTATTTCTTTACCTTTTATGATATATCAGATATTGGTCTTGCAATGCCTGCGATAGATGAACAATTCAATCTCCATGGCTCTATAATTCTTTTCATAGCGCTTTCAGTTGGGCTTATAGGATATGCAATTGGATCTTACATTATAGGAAGCCTTGCAGATATATTTGGCCGGTATAGATCCATGATTTTAACCATGGCATTAACTGCAATCGGTTCCCTCGGGGATGCACTATCTTTCAACGTGCCTGAATTGACAATTTTCAGATTCATAACAGGGATAGGCCTTGGTGCGGATCTCAATCTGGTATCCATATACATAACTGAATTTGCACCTTCTGCAGTTAGGGGTAAAATAACTGTATTCACCTTCCTTATAGGTATATTTGGGCAGGCTGTAACACCGTTTATAGGTTATTTCCTTGTGCCTGCCTTCACAACAGGATGGCGCTGGCTATTCGGAATTGGAGCAATAATCGCATTTATAGCAGTATTTTTGAGAATGGAGCTTCCTGAATCTCCAAGATGGCTCGCCACGAGGGGTAACAACATATCAAAGGCTGAAAAGGTTCTGGAAATGATGGAAGCAAATGCCAGCAAGAAGGTGGGAAAGCTTCCTGAACCACATCCAGAATCAGTTGTTGTGGAGGAGCCAAAATTCCCCACACTGTATCTGTTCAAAAAACCATATTCAACCCGTATGGCGCTTCTTATAGCGGTGTGGTTTTTCTGGTACATAGGAAATTATGCGTTCCTTGGTGATGCTGCATCCCTGCTGGAGGGGATAGGATTTACAGTTGCAGCGGCCATACTGTACATAGCCATAGGGGCAATAATAGGTTATCCAGCAGGAGCCCTTATCATGATGTATACTTCAGATAAGTATGAAAGAAAGCATGTTATTTTTGCAGCTACCTTAGTATGGCTGATAGGCATGATATCTATGGCAACAAAAGTGATTGATTTCCTTTATTTTGGATCTTTCCTTGCCGCACTTGGACTGGGGATGTACCTTCAGGTAGCATACACGTTCACTGCAGAAAATTATCCCACAAGGGCCAGGAGCTCAGGATTTGGTATAACTGATGGTATAGGGCATGGTGGAGGCGCGCTGGGTGCAATACTCCTGCCCATACTTGTTGCAACCTATTCATGGGCATTTGGATTTGTTTTCATTGGAATTACGGGCTTCATAGCCGGACTTCTTGTACTCATAGGGGGCACAAGAGTGTCAAGAAGAAACCTGGAAGACATATCTGAATGA
- a CDS encoding DUF367 family protein, giving the protein MEKIFYVYMNQDDPKKSTMKKLERYGLAIHIPINKIYSKLYLTPYSENFLLNSDKELYERHGIVVIDGSWNRISSIENIEAKNGRKLPLLLPVNPVNYGKPGKLSSLEALAAALYIMGYPDLADEFISKYSWAQNFIKTNINPLNDYSRCTTNGECIAVQESYF; this is encoded by the coding sequence ATGGAAAAAATATTCTATGTTTACATGAATCAGGATGACCCTAAAAAATCTACAATGAAAAAACTTGAAAGATACGGTCTGGCAATACATATCCCTATAAATAAAATTTACAGTAAACTATATCTAACTCCATATTCAGAAAATTTCCTTCTAAATTCAGATAAAGAACTTTATGAAAGGCATGGTATTGTTGTAATCGACGGTTCATGGAACAGAATAAGTTCTATTGAAAATATAGAGGCGAAGAATGGCAGGAAACTTCCCCTTCTGTTGCCGGTAAATCCGGTTAATTATGGAAAACCTGGGAAACTATCATCTCTGGAGGCACTTGCAGCAGCCCTGTATATTATGGGCTATCCTGATTTAGCCGATGAATTTATTTCCAAGTATTCATGGGCGCAGAACTTTATCAAAACTAATATCAATCCATTAAATGATTATTCAAGGTGCACTACCAACGGGGAATGCATTGCTGTGCAGGAAAGTTATTTCTGA
- the glyA gene encoding serine hydroxymethyltransferase yields MINKSDEFLEDALFIRELAMKHNKFFEESIPLIASENIMSPMAMEMLLTDLGFRYAEGLPHKRYYQGNQFVDLIEDKVTDLGRALFNAKYVDPRPLSGTNSNMAVLYAFTKPGDTITTPALSGGGHISSASFGAVGFRGLKTVNYPFDVDEMNIDIDGTIKVLKEVKPKLAWFGQSVFLFPTPLKELRDTFDEIGSTVVYDAAHVLGLIGGKQFQDPLREGAQIITGSTHKTLPGPQHGIIIGETEEEKWKKVQRGVFPGTLSNHHLNAMAALGVTLAEHLDFGESYAKQIIKNAQTLGSELSKYGFKVLGEKNGFTKSHTLAIDVSKNGGGKEVAEKLESCNIVLNKNLLPYDDNKKSMNPSGIRIGTQEVTRIGFKESDIKYLAELISDIIIKKKEPEAMAEKVRDFKSQFQQVQYCFGKLKPYKYIELFK; encoded by the coding sequence ATGATAAATAAAAGTGATGAATTTTTGGAGGACGCACTTTTTATAAGGGAACTTGCAATGAAGCATAATAAGTTTTTCGAGGAAAGCATACCTCTTATAGCATCCGAAAATATAATGAGTCCCATGGCAATGGAAATGCTTCTCACTGATCTTGGATTCAGATACGCAGAAGGATTGCCACATAAAAGATACTATCAGGGAAACCAGTTTGTCGATCTTATAGAGGATAAGGTGACAGATCTTGGAAGGGCATTGTTCAATGCAAAGTATGTTGACCCACGTCCACTTTCAGGAACCAATTCCAACATGGCGGTATTGTACGCATTTACAAAGCCAGGTGATACTATAACTACGCCCGCGTTATCTGGCGGTGGCCATATCAGTTCAGCGTCATTCGGTGCTGTTGGCTTCAGGGGATTAAAGACAGTTAATTATCCCTTTGATGTTGATGAAATGAATATTGACATTGACGGTACCATAAAGGTTCTGAAAGAGGTTAAACCAAAACTGGCATGGTTCGGTCAGTCTGTTTTCCTTTTCCCGACCCCACTGAAAGAACTGAGGGATACATTTGATGAAATCGGGTCGACAGTTGTCTACGACGCAGCACATGTTCTGGGATTAATAGGTGGAAAGCAGTTCCAGGATCCACTGAGAGAGGGTGCACAGATCATTACCGGGAGTACACATAAAACACTTCCAGGCCCACAGCATGGAATAATTATCGGTGAAACAGAGGAGGAGAAATGGAAAAAGGTCCAGCGTGGAGTATTCCCGGGCACGCTAAGCAATCACCACTTGAATGCCATGGCAGCTCTGGGAGTTACCCTTGCAGAACATCTTGACTTCGGGGAATCCTATGCAAAGCAGATAATTAAAAATGCACAAACACTGGGTTCTGAATTGAGCAAATACGGTTTCAAGGTCCTTGGAGAAAAAAATGGATTTACAAAATCCCATACACTTGCAATAGACGTTTCAAAGAACGGCGGTGGAAAGGAAGTTGCTGAAAAACTTGAAAGCTGCAATATAGTACTGAACAAGAACCTGCTTCCATATGATGACAATAAAAAATCAATGAACCCGAGCGGGATAAGAATAGGAACACAGGAAGTGACCAGAATAGGTTTCAAGGAATCTGACATAAAATATCTGGCAGAATTGATCAGCGATATAATTATAAAGAAAAAAGAGCCGGAAGCTATGGCTGAAAAGGTAAGGGACTTTAAATCCCAGTTCCAGCAGGTTCAATACTGTTTCGGGAAATTAAAACCATATAAATATATAGAACTTTTTAAATAA
- a CDS encoding D-aminoacyl-tRNA deacylase, with the protein MILIIASRKDGASMEMADKMIRLYNFRQENTDTFTYRNYKLLFIGNLHIYNNVENLDDSIEKVVFLSKHSSSAGVKSLTVHPVGNLRKAELGGFDNVIVPSDPEGMGASLRYIKSNYHGNYFEITFEATHHGPYLEKPSYFIEIGTTENEWKMDGIAELMARSVIDGEIIKYKNYVGVGGGHYAPKLSSYFFENEINIGHIIPKYIHETISIEEIESTVKKTPECRGFLMDAHGTKGRVKDMIGKIADEMNLEIIKI; encoded by the coding sequence ATGATTTTAATTATTGCGTCCAGGAAAGATGGTGCCAGCATGGAGATGGCAGATAAAATGATTCGCCTGTATAATTTCAGGCAGGAAAATACTGACACGTTTACATACAGGAATTATAAACTCCTTTTTATTGGTAATTTGCATATTTACAACAATGTGGAAAATCTGGATGATTCAATTGAAAAAGTGGTATTTCTATCCAAGCATTCATCCAGTGCAGGGGTTAAATCACTTACGGTGCATCCAGTGGGAAATTTGAGGAAGGCAGAACTTGGCGGGTTTGATAATGTAATAGTGCCTTCTGATCCAGAGGGTATGGGTGCGTCACTGAGATATATAAAAAGTAACTATCATGGGAACTACTTTGAAATTACATTTGAGGCCACGCACCATGGGCCTTATCTGGAAAAACCATCGTACTTTATAGAAATAGGCACAACAGAAAATGAATGGAAAATGGATGGAATTGCAGAGTTAATGGCAAGGTCTGTAATAGATGGTGAAATTATAAAATATAAAAATTATGTTGGAGTAGGAGGTGGCCATTATGCACCAAAACTCAGTTCCTATTTTTTCGAAAATGAAATAAACATAGGGCACATAATTCCGAAATATATCCACGAGACAATATCCATTGAAGAAATAGAAAGTACAGTAAAGAAAACACCAGAATGTAGGGGATTCCTCATGGACGCACATGGTACTAAGGGCAGGGTCAAGGATATGATAGGAAAAATAGCAGATGAAATGAACCTTGAAATTATAAAGATATAA
- a CDS encoding metal-binding protein has protein sequence MYIDNIISFNSIEVSIDKIEKRRITGYIKLDDFSYRLIFTYAEDIDVDRNIAGLILTMPAINYTYFSRKLLLNFPVSQRDIKLIRDFMVINAHEVFINKIINRRYDYIKPEFIPAESDINKENADGITELVCPEIVKDENPWITYREKVAIMSSGGKESLLAFGIFNEINRSENNYAFYFEESGSHWLTAKTAYDYYRNNFGNVMKVWSNTDRFYHEALKHLKIIRQEMIDIRSDDYPIQVFIFPLYIFLLLPMIRKYKIGNIIMGDEFDDPRGMEDYKGLKYYYGIFDQTYDFNRMISAYFRDKGINSEVYSIVYPVTGYVEEKILMERYRNLFLQQRSCHSCHEKDGVIYPCGKCSKCLGILLFIESAGGDPRDIMYSDTDIRLLGRRLLKSRLRLDPDERQYAESKIGFSDNKNMEINHVAGMHIMPYEKDVLSAVPENFRPSIKKILSGYTDGTYELKDNAWVRVQK, from the coding sequence ATGTACATCGATAACATAATTTCTTTCAATAGTATAGAGGTCAGCATAGATAAAATAGAAAAACGCAGAATAACAGGGTACATAAAGCTCGATGATTTCAGTTACAGGTTAATTTTTACATACGCAGAGGATATAGATGTGGACAGGAATATAGCCGGATTAATACTTACAATGCCGGCAATAAATTACACATATTTCTCCAGAAAACTCTTACTGAATTTTCCGGTCAGCCAGAGGGATATAAAACTTATAAGGGATTTCATGGTCATAAATGCCCATGAGGTGTTCATTAATAAGATAATTAACAGAAGGTATGATTATATCAAACCAGAATTTATTCCAGCAGAAAGCGACATAAACAAAGAAAACGCAGATGGGATCACAGAGCTTGTATGCCCAGAAATCGTAAAGGATGAAAATCCATGGATTACTTACAGGGAAAAGGTTGCAATAATGTCATCCGGAGGAAAGGAGAGCCTTCTGGCATTCGGAATATTCAATGAAATAAACAGATCGGAAAACAACTATGCATTTTATTTTGAAGAATCAGGTTCACACTGGTTAACTGCAAAGACAGCATATGATTATTACAGGAACAACTTCGGCAATGTAATGAAGGTCTGGTCAAACACTGATAGATTCTATCATGAAGCTTTAAAACACCTGAAAATAATCAGGCAGGAAATGATAGATATAAGATCGGATGATTATCCCATACAGGTATTCATTTTTCCGCTGTACATATTCCTTCTTCTTCCAATGATCAGGAAGTATAAGATAGGAAACATAATAATGGGCGATGAATTTGATGATCCCCGCGGCATGGAGGATTATAAGGGCCTGAAATATTATTATGGAATATTTGACCAGACATATGATTTTAACAGGATGATCTCTGCTTATTTCCGTGATAAGGGGATAAACAGTGAAGTTTACTCCATAGTTTATCCGGTAACCGGATACGTTGAAGAAAAAATACTGATGGAAAGGTATAGAAACCTATTCCTTCAGCAACGGTCATGCCACTCCTGCCATGAAAAAGATGGTGTTATCTATCCTTGTGGAAAATGCTCCAAATGCCTGGGTATTTTATTATTTATAGAATCTGCAGGTGGTGACCCCAGGGATATAATGTATTCTGATACAGACATAAGACTGCTCGGGCGCAGGCTTTTAAAATCCCGGTTAAGGTTGGATCCTGATGAGAGGCAGTATGCAGAATCTAAGATCGGGTTTTCTGATAATAAGAATATGGAAATAAACCATGTTGCGGGAATGCATATAATGCCCTATGAAAAAGATGTACTGTCAGCAGTCCCGGAAAATTTCAGGCCTTCCATAAAGAAAATTTTATCCGGGTATACTGATGGAACATATGAGCTAAAGGATAATGCATGGGTAAGAGTTCAGAAATAA